In the genome of Tripterygium wilfordii isolate XIE 37 chromosome 19, ASM1340144v1, whole genome shotgun sequence, one region contains:
- the LOC119985366 gene encoding mitochondrial intermediate peptidase, mitochondrial-like isoform X1, producing MLFILYSRTDYRHFPGWWVLNGVGIEHLPLIVYILCHLRYCAWDYRVLKRFARHYSTGEIIPEKLVKSMLGARDMFAATELQLQIFYALVDQITKPFWGTATLTQRYKFYCCCVEQVCLN from the exons ATGCTCTTCATTCTTTACTCAAGAACA GATTATCGACATTTCCCTG GTTGGTGGGTGCTCAATGGAGTTGGCATTGAACATCTTCCCCTAATTGTTTATATTCTG TGTCATCTTAGGTACTGTGCATGGGACTACCGTGTTTTGAAGAGATTTGCAAGGCACTACTCAACTGGTGAAATAATCCCTGAGAAATTAGTGAAGTCGATGCTAGGTGCTAGGGACATGTTTGCAGCGACTGAATTACAACTCCAG ATTTTCTATGCATTGGTTGACCAAATCACCAAACCTTTTTGGGGAACAGCCACCCTCACCCAGAGATACAAGTTCTATTGTTGCTGTGTTGAACAGGTATGCCTGAACTGA
- the LOC119985366 gene encoding mitochondrial intermediate peptidase, mitochondrial-like isoform X2 has translation MLFILYSRTDYRHFPGWWVLNGVGIEHLPLIVYILCHLRYCAWDYRVLKRFARHYSTGEIIPEKLVKSMLGARDMFAATELQLQPPSPRDTSSIVAVLNRYA, from the exons ATGCTCTTCATTCTTTACTCAAGAACA GATTATCGACATTTCCCTG GTTGGTGGGTGCTCAATGGAGTTGGCATTGAACATCTTCCCCTAATTGTTTATATTCTG TGTCATCTTAGGTACTGTGCATGGGACTACCGTGTTTTGAAGAGATTTGCAAGGCACTACTCAACTGGTGAAATAATCCCTGAGAAATTAGTGAAGTCGATGCTAGGTGCTAGGGACATGTTTGCAGCGACTGAATTACAACTCCAG CCACCCTCACCCAGAGATACAAGTTCTATTGTTGCTGTGTTGAACAGGTATGCCTGA
- the LOC119985219 gene encoding uncharacterized protein LOC119985219 isoform X1 has protein sequence MNSLAFTLSPSFASSHLRLPPRRTRCSCSLSAPVTRGNAKKNGSIILWFKQDLRIDDHPGLVAASDYQAVVPLYVFDRRILSRYSDEMLELLLFALRDLRKSLQEQGSNLMIRFGRAESVIQELLKEVEATHIFSEEEVDYHLCEVIYLVEHMLATIPTPERSPRKIFWQTPFYDIKNVKDMTESYEEFVKLQLPITSCLQPPVLPGASTDLDWGSLPTFDDLKEFMVQNKCHSRESWALIKETSAQSALRRKLSKFEGTYQNNSNLMKTKGSPLGGSVFVTQNPYVVGPGTNAVLNALAAYLRYLEGTARYDWQEVHDRLRTVETRDGASFAALFGRALHLGTVSRRRVYYEAIKYERERNAGFLSPFGYSAATVAAAVDAVCSMEWYWLLAQKSQIDHGAYSIRIWRWNGHLIQYTSVGHEGPAILLVHGFGAFLEHYRDNINSISEGGFRVWAITVLGFGKSEKPNIVYTELMWAEVLKDFIVEVVGEPVHLVGNSIGGYFVSIVACLWPVLAKSLVLINSAGNIIPQYTSLQFSEERRTSGMVWLGARILLFYLRLNIKSIVKNCYPTKAERADDWLTNAMLRASHDPGVLVVLESIFSFNLSLPLNFLLKEFEERVLIIQGTKDPISDSKSELALIKEHCPGIIIKELDAGHCPHDEQPEQVNLIICEWVMSAESKILAER, from the exons ATGAACTCTCTCGCTTTCACGCTCTCTCCCTCCTTCGCATCATCTCATCTTCGACTCCCTCCTCGGAGAACACGATGCAGTTGTTCTCTCTCCGCGCCGGTAACGAGAGGCAATGCGAAAAAGAATGGATCTATAATTCTCTGGTTCAAGCAGGATCTCCGAATCGACGATCATCCGGGCCTCGTAGCCGCCTCCGACTATCAGGCCGTGGTTCCTCTTTACGTCTTCGATCGTCGGATTCTTTCTC GCTATTCTGATGAAATGCTAGAACTGCTTCTTTTTGCATTGAGAGATTTAAGGAAGTCGTTGCAGGAACAAGGGTCTAATCTGATGATAAGGTTTGGGAGAGCAGAAAGTGTCATACAAGAGCTCTTAAAAGAG GTTGAAGCGACTCATATATTTTCTGAAGAAGAGGTAGATTACCACCTGTGCGAGGTGATATATCTTGTGGAGCATATGTTGGCTACCATACCTACCCCTGAGAGGAGTCCTAGGAAAATTTTTTGGCAGACTCCCTTCTATGATATTAAG AATGTGAAAGACATGACTGAATCATACGAGGAATTTGTGAAGCTTCAATTGCCCATAACTTCATGTCTCCAGCCTCCAGTTTTACCTGGTGCTAGCACTGACTTGGACTGGG GTTCTCTGCCCACATTTGATGATCTAAAGGAATTTATGGTTCAAAATAAATGCCACTCAAGAGAAAGTTGGGCACTGATCAAGGAAACTTCGGCTCAATCCGCATTGAGAAGGAAGTTGTCCAAATTTGAGGGAACCTATCAGAATAATTCAAATTTGATGAAGACAAAGGGGAGTCCATTAGGTGGATCTGTTTTTGTCACGCAGAATCCATATGTTGTGGGACCTGGGACAAATGCAGTATTAAATGCATTGGCTGCTTATTTGAGATATTTGGAGGGAACGGCTCGATATGATTGGCAAGA GGTGCATGATAGATTACGCACTGTTGAAACTCGGGATGGAGCTTCATTTGCTGCACTCTTTGGCCGGGCCCTCCATCTGGGTACTGTATCTAGAAGGAGAGTGTATTATGAAGCAATCAAgtatgaaagagagagaaatgctGGTTTTCTATCTCCCTTTGGATATTCAGCGGCCACTGTAGCTGCAGCAGTTGATGCTGTTTGCTCAATGGAG TGGTATTGGCTTTTGGCCCAGAAAAGTCAGATAGATCATGGAGCATATTCAATTAGGATATGGAGATGGAATGGCCACTTAATTCAG TATACGTCTGTTGGTCATGAAGGTCCGGCTATCCTTCTTGTGCATGGTTTTGGTGCTTTTCTGGAGCACTACCGTGACAACATTAACAGTATATCAGAAGGTGGGTTTCGAGTCTGGGCTATTACAGTTTTAGGATTTGGAAAGTCAGAAAAGCCAAACATTGTTTATACTGAGCTCATGTGGGCTGAAGTGCTGAAGGACTTTATTGTTGAAGTTGTTGGTGAACCAGTGCATCTCGTTGGGAACTCCATAGGTG GGTATTTTGTTTCTATCGTTGCTTGTCTTTGGCCTGTTTTAGCCAAGTCACTTGTCCTCATCAATAGTGCGGGAAACATTATACCACAGTATACTTCTCTGCAGTTCTCTGAG GAGAGGCGAACTTCAGGGATGGTGTGGCTAGGTGCCCGAATTCTTTTGTTTTACTTGAGGTTGAACATCAAGAGCATAGTGAAGAATTGCTATCCAACT AAGGCTGAGCGTGCTGATGATTGGCTTACCAATGCAATGCTAAGGGCA TCCCATGATCCTGGTGTCTTGGTGGTCCTGGAGAGTATTTTCAGTTTCAATCTCTCACTTCCTCTTAACTTCCTCTTGAAGGAATTCGAGGAAAGGGTTCTAATCATACAG GGAACAAAAGATCCAATCTCAGACTCTAAGTCCGAACTTGCTCTGATTAAAGAGCATTGTCCGGGGATCATAATCAAGGAATTAGATGCTG GCCACTGCCCCCATGATGAGCAGCCAGAACAAGTGAATTTAATCATTTGTGAATGGGTAATGTCAGCTGAAAGCAAAATTCTGGCTGAGAGATGA
- the LOC119985219 gene encoding uncharacterized protein LOC119985219 isoform X2 has translation MNSLAFTLSPSFASSHLRLPPRRTRCSCSLSAPVTRGNAKKNGSIILWFKQDLRIDDHPGLVAASDYQAVVPLYVFDRRILSRYSDEMLELLLFALRDLRKSLQEQGSNLMIRFGRAESVIQELLKEVEATHIFSEEEVDYHLCEVIYLVEHMLATIPTPERSPRKIFWQTPFYDIKNVKDMTESYEEFVKLQLPITSCLQPPVLPGASTDLDWGSLPTFDDLKEFMVQNKCHSRESWALIKETSAQSALRRKLSKFEGTYQNNSNLMKTKGSPLGGSVFVTQNPYVVGPGTNAVLNALAAYLRYLEGTARYDWQEVHDRLRTVETRDGASFAALFGRALHLGTVSRRRVYYEAIKYERERNAGFLSPFGYSAATVAAAVDAVCSMEWYWLLAQKSQIDHGAYSIRIWRWNGHLIQYTSVGHEGPAILLVHGFGAFLEHYRDNINSISEGYFVSIVACLWPVLAKSLVLINSAGNIIPQYTSLQFSEERRTSGMVWLGARILLFYLRLNIKSIVKNCYPTKAERADDWLTNAMLRASHDPGVLVVLESIFSFNLSLPLNFLLKEFEERVLIIQGTKDPISDSKSELALIKEHCPGIIIKELDAGHCPHDEQPEQVNLIICEWVMSAESKILAER, from the exons ATGAACTCTCTCGCTTTCACGCTCTCTCCCTCCTTCGCATCATCTCATCTTCGACTCCCTCCTCGGAGAACACGATGCAGTTGTTCTCTCTCCGCGCCGGTAACGAGAGGCAATGCGAAAAAGAATGGATCTATAATTCTCTGGTTCAAGCAGGATCTCCGAATCGACGATCATCCGGGCCTCGTAGCCGCCTCCGACTATCAGGCCGTGGTTCCTCTTTACGTCTTCGATCGTCGGATTCTTTCTC GCTATTCTGATGAAATGCTAGAACTGCTTCTTTTTGCATTGAGAGATTTAAGGAAGTCGTTGCAGGAACAAGGGTCTAATCTGATGATAAGGTTTGGGAGAGCAGAAAGTGTCATACAAGAGCTCTTAAAAGAG GTTGAAGCGACTCATATATTTTCTGAAGAAGAGGTAGATTACCACCTGTGCGAGGTGATATATCTTGTGGAGCATATGTTGGCTACCATACCTACCCCTGAGAGGAGTCCTAGGAAAATTTTTTGGCAGACTCCCTTCTATGATATTAAG AATGTGAAAGACATGACTGAATCATACGAGGAATTTGTGAAGCTTCAATTGCCCATAACTTCATGTCTCCAGCCTCCAGTTTTACCTGGTGCTAGCACTGACTTGGACTGGG GTTCTCTGCCCACATTTGATGATCTAAAGGAATTTATGGTTCAAAATAAATGCCACTCAAGAGAAAGTTGGGCACTGATCAAGGAAACTTCGGCTCAATCCGCATTGAGAAGGAAGTTGTCCAAATTTGAGGGAACCTATCAGAATAATTCAAATTTGATGAAGACAAAGGGGAGTCCATTAGGTGGATCTGTTTTTGTCACGCAGAATCCATATGTTGTGGGACCTGGGACAAATGCAGTATTAAATGCATTGGCTGCTTATTTGAGATATTTGGAGGGAACGGCTCGATATGATTGGCAAGA GGTGCATGATAGATTACGCACTGTTGAAACTCGGGATGGAGCTTCATTTGCTGCACTCTTTGGCCGGGCCCTCCATCTGGGTACTGTATCTAGAAGGAGAGTGTATTATGAAGCAATCAAgtatgaaagagagagaaatgctGGTTTTCTATCTCCCTTTGGATATTCAGCGGCCACTGTAGCTGCAGCAGTTGATGCTGTTTGCTCAATGGAG TGGTATTGGCTTTTGGCCCAGAAAAGTCAGATAGATCATGGAGCATATTCAATTAGGATATGGAGATGGAATGGCCACTTAATTCAG TATACGTCTGTTGGTCATGAAGGTCCGGCTATCCTTCTTGTGCATGGTTTTGGTGCTTTTCTGGAGCACTACCGTGACAACATTAACAGTATATCAGAAG GGTATTTTGTTTCTATCGTTGCTTGTCTTTGGCCTGTTTTAGCCAAGTCACTTGTCCTCATCAATAGTGCGGGAAACATTATACCACAGTATACTTCTCTGCAGTTCTCTGAG GAGAGGCGAACTTCAGGGATGGTGTGGCTAGGTGCCCGAATTCTTTTGTTTTACTTGAGGTTGAACATCAAGAGCATAGTGAAGAATTGCTATCCAACT AAGGCTGAGCGTGCTGATGATTGGCTTACCAATGCAATGCTAAGGGCA TCCCATGATCCTGGTGTCTTGGTGGTCCTGGAGAGTATTTTCAGTTTCAATCTCTCACTTCCTCTTAACTTCCTCTTGAAGGAATTCGAGGAAAGGGTTCTAATCATACAG GGAACAAAAGATCCAATCTCAGACTCTAAGTCCGAACTTGCTCTGATTAAAGAGCATTGTCCGGGGATCATAATCAAGGAATTAGATGCTG GCCACTGCCCCCATGATGAGCAGCCAGAACAAGTGAATTTAATCATTTGTGAATGGGTAATGTCAGCTGAAAGCAAAATTCTGGCTGAGAGATGA
- the LOC119985220 gene encoding protein LOW PSII ACCUMULATION 2, chloroplastic — MALQIHSPSASFTTIKPYHFLKSPVFFSSTKPKFIVNSEKPAIDDPKASNESAPPKKPTSPGLGFGSSPSPIANPVSGKKKQKNKGNERASVIRRLPIEKPAVMSPEDKEKAKEQRTNENAFLLAWLGLGAVILVEGIVLAASGFLPEEWDKFLVKFLYPSFTPTVGLFVAGTVTYGVSKYLQNEKLKDQK; from the exons ATGGCGCTACAAATCCATTCTCCTTCCGCGTCTTTCACTACGATCAAACCCTATCATTTTCTCAAATCCCCTGTTTTCTTCTCCTCCACCAAACCAAAATTCATAGTCAACTCTGAGAAACCGGCCATCGACGACCCCAAAGCCAGCAACGAGTCCGCCCCGCCCAAGAAACCTACCTCACCTGGCCTAGGGTTTGGTTCCTCACCCTCACCAATTGCGAACCCTGTCAGCGGTaaaaagaagcagaagaatAAAGGAAATGAGAGGGCGTCGGTGATTAGGCGGTTGCCAATTGAGAAACCGGCGGTCATGAGCCCAGAAGACAAGGAGAAGGCTAAAGAGCAGAGGACGAATGAGAATGCGTTTCTTCTTGCTTGGTTGGGGCTCGGCGCTGTAATTCTTGTTGAGGGAATTGTTCTTGCAGCTTCAG GCTTCTTGCCAGAAGAGTGGGATAAATTCCTTGTGAAATTTTTGTATCCATCTTTCACCCCGACAGTTGGGTTGTTTGTCGCTGGAACTGTTACATATGGTGTATCGAAGTACCTGCAGAATGAAAAACTAAAAGATCAAAAATGA
- the LOC119985221 gene encoding protein EXORDIUM-like 3, with protein MRPVTPIPVLLCLTVVSVIFTITPVSAWRPWPHLKPNSSDLLYSGSKKFEGSSEFVHLRYHMGPVLTANITVHTIWYGTWQKSQKKIIREFINSISATDSMPPSVSDWWRTVRLYTDQTGANISRTVRLGEEKNDRFYSHGKSLTRLSIQSVIKSAVTVKSKPLPVNPKSGLYLLLTSADVYVQDFCGQVCGFHYFTFPSIVGYTLPYAWIGNSAKLCPEVCAYPFAVPEYVPGLKPLMSPNGDIGVDGMISVIGHEIAELATNPLVNAWYAGQDPVAPVEIADLCEGIYGTGGGGSYTGQMLNSHDGATYNMNGIRRKYLVQWVWNHLVNYCSGPNALDQ; from the coding sequence ATGAGACCCGTAACACCGATTCCGGTGCTGCTCTGCCTCACGGTAGTTTCTGTAATCTTTACAATCACTCCGGTGAGCGCTTGGCGTCCATGGCCCCACCTAAAACCCAACAGCTCCGATCTTCTCTACAGTGGCTCCAAGAAATTCGAGGGCTCATCAGAGTTCGTCCACTTGCGGTACCACATGGGCCCAGTTCTCACCGCCAACATAACCGTCCACACTATCTGGTACGGCACGTGGCAGAAATCACAGAAGAAGATTATCCGCGAGTTCATCAACTCAATCTCAGCTACCGATTCTATGCCCCCATCAGTCTCTGACTGGTGGCGCACCGTACGGCTCTACACAGACCAAACCGGAGCCAACATCTCCAGAACGGTGCGTTTGGGGGAAGAGAAAAATGACAGGTTCTACTCTCACGGGAAATCACTCACGCGCTTATCGATACAGTCCGTGATTAAAAGCGCTGTCACGGTAAAATCAAAGCCGTTGCCTGTAAATCCCAAAAGCGGGCTGTATCTGTTGCTCACTTCGGCCGACGTGTACGTTCAGGATTTCTGCGGGCAGGTTTGTGGGTTCCACTACTTCACATTCCCGTCGATTGTGGGTTACACGCTGCCGTACGCGTGGATTGGGAACAGCGCGAAACTGTGTCCTGAAGTGTGCGCTTATCCCTTCGCCGTACCCGAGTATGTCCCCGGCTTGAAGCCGCTAATGTCACCAAACGGTGACATAGGTGTGGATGGAATGATCAGCGTGATTGGTCACGAGATAGCTGAGCTGGCGACCAACCCGTTGGTGAATGCATGGTATGCGGGTCAGGACCCGGTTGCGCCGGTAGAGATAGCGGATTTGTGTGAGGGTATTTATGGGACAGGTGGTGGTGGTTCGTACACTGGACAGATGTTGAACAGCCATGATGGCGCCACGTATAATATGAATGGGATCAGACGGAAGTACTTGGTTCAATGGGTTTGGAACCATTTGGTAAATTACTGTTCTGGCCCTAATGCACTTGATCAGTAG
- the LOC119985309 gene encoding 40S ribosomal protein S20-2-like: MAYAAMKPTKPGLEETQEQIHKIRITLSSKNVKNLEKVCLDLVRGAKDKRLRVKGPVRMPTKVLHIITRKSPCGEGTNTWDRFELRVHKRVIDLFSSPDVVKQITSITIEPGVEVEVTIADS, translated from the exons ATGGCCTATGCAGCGATGAAACCTACCAAGCCTGGGTTGGAGGAAACCCAGGAGCAAATTCATAAGATTAGGATCACTCTCTCTTCAAAGAACGTAAAGAATCTTGAAAAAG TATGCTTGGATTTAGTCCGTGGTGCGAAGGACAAGCGGCTGAGGGTTAAGGGACCAGTGAGGATGCCCACTAAGGTTCTTCACATCATCACCAGAAAGTCTCCTTGCGGTGAAG GGACCAACACATGGGATCGCTTTGAACTTCGTGTTCACAAGCGAGTGATTGACCTGTTCAGTTCTCCAGATGTTGTCAAGCAGATCACTTCTATTACCATTGAACCTGGTGTCGAGGTTGAAGTCACCATTGCAGATTCTTAA
- the LOC119986025 gene encoding chloride conductance regulatory protein ICln isoform X2, giving the protein MVVGLRHFTDRDGGGAGEPVLDAGSGEELMHVQPGVSIALANRPPESPGTLYISTKQVMWLSDVDRAKGYAVDFLSLSLHAISRDPEAYSSPCIYTQIETEADEDESEGSDAEGDQIFDLTKITEMRLIPTDPSQLDTLFQIFCECAELNPEPIEEDGEEHNWVFNADQIENQDAEGEDSEWNFSHNPTNTIGHSNGNHDLAQSVLELQINDQRFEDAEEMEHESHRSNDERSPSA; this is encoded by the exons ATGGTGGTAGGGCTTAGACATTTCACTGACAGAGATGGTGGCGGTGCCGGAGAGCCGGTGTTGGACGCCGGAAGCGGCGAGGAGCTCATGCATGTCCAGCCCGGTGTTTCTATTGCCCTCGCCAATCGTCCTCCGGAGTCACCTGGCACACTTTATATCTCCACTAA GCAAGTGATGTGGTTGAGCGATGTGGACAGGGCGAAAGGTTATGCCGTTGATTTCTTATCTCTTTCTCTACATGCGATATCAAGAGATCCAGAGGCTTACTCTTCGCCTTGTATATATACTCAG ATTGAGACTGAAGCTGATGAAGATGAGTCTGAGGGCTCCGATGCAGAAGGTGATCAAATTTTCGACTTAACAAAGATCACAGAGATGAGACTCATTCCTACAGACCCAAGCCAAT TGGATACGTTGTTTCAGATATTCTGCGAGTGTGCTGAGCTGAATCCTGAACCCATTGAAG aagatggagaagaaCATAATTGGGTTTTTAATGCTGATCAGATAGAAAATCAGGATGCAG AGGGTGAAGATTCTGAATGGAATTTCTCCCACAATCCAACAAATACAATTGGGCATTCAAATGGGAATCATGATTTAGCCCAATCAGTACTTGAG CTTCAGATAAATGATCAACGCTTTGAGGATGCAGAAGAGATGGAACATGAGAGTCACAGGAGCAACGATGAGCGCTCCCCTTCAGCGTAA
- the LOC119986025 gene encoding chloride conductance regulatory protein ICln isoform X1: MVVGLRHFTDRDGGGAGEPVLDAGSGEELMHVQPGVSIALANRPPESPGTLYISTKQVMWLSDVDRAKGYAVDFLSLSLHAISRDPEAYSSPCIYTQIETEADEDESEGSDAEGDQIFDLTKITEMRLIPTDPSQLDTLFQIFCECAELNPEPIEEEDGEEHNWVFNADQIENQDAEGEDSEWNFSHNPTNTIGHSNGNHDLAQSVLELQINDQRFEDAEEMEHESHRSNDERSPSA; the protein is encoded by the exons ATGGTGGTAGGGCTTAGACATTTCACTGACAGAGATGGTGGCGGTGCCGGAGAGCCGGTGTTGGACGCCGGAAGCGGCGAGGAGCTCATGCATGTCCAGCCCGGTGTTTCTATTGCCCTCGCCAATCGTCCTCCGGAGTCACCTGGCACACTTTATATCTCCACTAA GCAAGTGATGTGGTTGAGCGATGTGGACAGGGCGAAAGGTTATGCCGTTGATTTCTTATCTCTTTCTCTACATGCGATATCAAGAGATCCAGAGGCTTACTCTTCGCCTTGTATATATACTCAG ATTGAGACTGAAGCTGATGAAGATGAGTCTGAGGGCTCCGATGCAGAAGGTGATCAAATTTTCGACTTAACAAAGATCACAGAGATGAGACTCATTCCTACAGACCCAAGCCAAT TGGATACGTTGTTTCAGATATTCTGCGAGTGTGCTGAGCTGAATCCTGAACCCATTGAAG aagaagatggagaagaaCATAATTGGGTTTTTAATGCTGATCAGATAGAAAATCAGGATGCAG AGGGTGAAGATTCTGAATGGAATTTCTCCCACAATCCAACAAATACAATTGGGCATTCAAATGGGAATCATGATTTAGCCCAATCAGTACTTGAG CTTCAGATAAATGATCAACGCTTTGAGGATGCAGAAGAGATGGAACATGAGAGTCACAGGAGCAACGATGAGCGCTCCCCTTCAGCGTAA
- the LOC119986026 gene encoding 40S ribosomal protein S13-like — protein MGRMHSRGKGISASALPYKRTPPSWLKVSAQDVDENICKFAKKGLTPSQIGVILRDSHGIAQVKTVTGNKILRILKANGLAPEIPEDLYHLIKKAVAIRKHLERNRKDKDSKFRLILVESRIHRLARYYKKTKKLPPVWKYESTTASTLVA, from the exons ATGGGTCGTATGCATAGTCGAGG TAAGGGTATTTCCGCTTCAGCTTTGCCGTATAAGAGAACTCCACCAAGTTGGCTCAAAGTTTCCGCACAAGAT GTCGATGAGAACATTTGCAAGTTTGCGAAGAAGGGTCTGACTCCATCTCAGATTGGTGTTATTCTTCGTGACTCTCACGGTATTGCTCAGGTCAAGACCGTTACTGGGAACAAGATCCTGCGTATCCTCAAGGCTAACG GTCTTGCCCCTGAAATTCCTGAGGATTTATACCACCTTATCAAAAAAGCTGTTGCGATAAGGAAGCATCTGGAGAGGAATAGGAAGGATAAGGATTCTAAGTTCCGATTGATCCTTGTTGAGAGTAGAATTCACAGGCTTGCTCGCTACTACAAGAAAACGAAGAAGCTTCCTCCCGTCTGGAAATA TGAATCTACCACCGCCAGCACTCTCGTGGCTTAA